Within Paroedura picta isolate Pp20150507F chromosome 13, Ppicta_v3.0, whole genome shotgun sequence, the genomic segment CTTcttcttacccacaacagaaacATCACTGCTGTCAACTGAAGCATCATGCTTGCTGCTGGAAGCATCTCTCATATGGTATGTCATTAGATTTCCACTACCCTGGAGGCTGTGTTCGTTATCCCCTATCCCAGAATGAGCTGCAGAGCTATCTAGTCTCAGACGAAATCCAGTGTGGCCTGTTTCTTCGACCAACATTTCTTTGCCTGAAGCATCTTGTGGTTGGTTTTCCGAATCTTCCAACGCAAGGTTGAAATCAGACGGGTATAAGGAAGGCGAAACCAAAGATTCATCCCTTGCCAGAATTTCACTCCTGCCAGACTTCCGTTTTGCTCTCAGCTCAGATGTTTCACTGGCCCATAATAATAATTCTGTGGTTGCATCTAGCTCACCAGCTTGACTTGCCTCTCTGCCTTGGCTTCCAAGACCCTCGAGTGACATTTCTACCTGATCTTGGGCttcatgatcatgatcatcatcatcagaaacACATATAACTGACTGTTGCAAAGTTGCCACATGAACATCACTCAAGAGGTCTTTTGCTTCAGCAGGTGGCTCTTGGAAGATCATTTTGGATCCACAACTGTTGTCCTCCTCGTTTGACCCCAGGTGAGATGAAGTGCTCAGACAGGGGTTTTGCTCACATTCCAGTAGGCTGGCGGGTCTGGTTTCCTCAGAGACAACCATAGAAGATAAATCCAGAACGGAGCTTTTCTCAGTCCTGTCCTCAATAACCAAACTAGTCATCTTAACACTCATGTTGGCCAAGTCGTCTTCATTGTCAGTTTCCATGCTGATGGTGTCACTACTGTTTGGAGGTTGCCCAGCTACAGGTGACGGAGCAGAATAAGCTGGAGGGGGCTTTGGCAACTGTTTCCTTGGCGGAACATATGAGGAGGCCATTGCTCCTGGCAGTGCTCTTTCTGTTGTGTACTCCATGCGAGCTGCCAGCTGGCTTTTCATTTGTGATTCAAGCTGCACCAGCTCTTGAGCTTTTTGAACCTTGTGCTCAATGTACCGCTGAGCCTGTTCGTCCTCCGCCTCATCTTCATGTCCTGTTTCCCGCGTGTACATCAAGTCGTGGTCTGAAAGGCCAAAGATCTCCAGTGAGTAGAGGTAGGCGATATGCTCATCGAGCTGGACGTCGGTGGCCCTTTGAGTCCCATGCAAGGACTGCAGCTGGAGCTGGGTCGAAGAGATCCGAGTGTCTCCCAAAGTGAAGAGCTCCCGCAGCTCCTGCTTGGTGAAATACCTGTAGGGGTTCTTCTTGTCTCCCGTGGTTTGCCTTATGAGCGAATCCTTGAAGACTTGCCGGCGGTAGATTTTCTCTTCCACAGTCCCGCAGGTTATCAGCCGGTAGATCACAACATTCTCTTCCTGCCCAATTCGGTAAACCCGGTCCACGGCTTGCGCGTCAGTCGCCGGATTCCAGCTGGGGTCAAAAATCACCACCCGGGTAGCAGCGGTTAATGTTAAGCCAACTCCACCGACTTGAGTCGTGAGCAAAAAAACCGAGTAGCCTTTGTCTTTCTGGAAGGCTTCGATCCTCTTCTGCCGTTCCGCCACGTGAATCACCGTCCCATCAATGCGGATGAGTTTAAAGCCCCTGTGAGTCAAGATGCGCTCTATAATATCCAGCATTTTCCTGGACTGGGAAAACACCAGGGTTTGGTGCCCCTCTTCTTTCAGTCTATCCAGCAGAGCGATGAGAAACCTGAGCTTGCCAGACTCTTTGATGAGAATGTTGTCAGAAATACACTCCGGGTCTATGTTCTTGCCCCAGAGCTCAGCAGCTTCACTTTCAGCACCTTCCTCTCTCTCGGAGTAGTCAGAGGTTGCCAGGCCAAGCTGGTGACAAGCACGGGCAGATAGCAGCCTGGGATGGTCGCAGAGCTTCTTCAAAATGTTCAGCTCAGCCAAGGGGGACCGTGTGGTCATCAACAACTCCTTGACATGCTCCAAGGACAGAAAGTTCTTGTATATTTCTTCTTGTACAGGTGATATATACACCCACACAATGAAATCATTTTTCCGAGGAAGTGATGGCATCTCTGGAGCTGCGGCCTTGCTTAGAGGTCCAGACTGGCGCTTCTTCTGGACGTCGTCTTTGCTCCGCCTTAGGAAATATGGCTTGATGATGGACATCAGGTTTTCCGACATCTTAAGCCCCAgggccttctctcctggggtgGCGTCTTTCTCCCGAGCTTTGGTGATGGGGTTCTCATATTCCATCCGGAAGGTTTTCATTGTGCCGAGAAGCGAGCCACGGCAAGCAAAGTCGAAGAGAGCCCACAGTTCCTGCAGATTGTTCTGCACCGGCGTCCCAGTAAGGAGAATGCGATTCTGGGAGGGGATGGCATGCACACATTTTGTGGTCTGGGCAGAAGGTGTTTTAATTTTATGGGCTTCGTCCAGAATCACATAGTCCCAGACAAACTCCTTCTCTTCACAggcggagagctgctgccagttgtgGAGCACCATCTGGTAAGTAGTGATCAAGACGCCGTTCCGCTTTTGGATTCGCTTCAGGTTTCTGGAGCGGTCGGCCTTGCTTTCCCCGTGAAAGAGGTACACTCGCAGGCCGGGTGTCCAGTGGGCAAACTCCTTCATCCAGTTGCTAAGCAGAGTGGTCGGCATAATAAGCAACGCACATCGGATGTGCTCAGCATCGAACATGCCGGAAAGAAAGCCAATGGTCTGAATCGTCTTCCCCAAGCCCATGTCATCGGCCAGGATGCCTCCCTTCCGGCCATCCCGGTATAAGCTGTACAGGAAGGCAATCCCTTCCCTCTGGTAGTCAAAGAGCTTATTGTACATCTCCCCATAGAGCAGCAGCCCACTCCCACACACGTCCACAAAGCCATCATCTTCCTGATCCAGGGAGAGGGAATCTAATGCCTCCTTGAGCGTTTGAATGTTCCTCATCAGCTTCTCACTGGGATGGATTTCATGGGCTTCTTGGAAGAGTTggatagattcttccagattccCATTTCGGGCCTCCTGCTTTGCTTCGGACACACACCTGTAAAAGACAACCAagcataagaacatgagaaaagccCTGGCGGACCGggctagtggtccatctactccagcatcctatctcatatAGCAGCCAATCTGATCCTCTGGATGGACAACATGGTACGGAGGCTGAGGCCTCCTGATGTTGCCAGGtggcactggtattcaaaggTTGCCTGCCAACCTGGCTCTaaatgtgaaggttccctttaGCCATCATGGCCAGTAGCTACTGATAGATGGATGGAGGATTGGTCTACCTAATCCCCTTTTTAAGCTGTCTACGCCTGTGGTCATTGCTacatcctctacagcaggggtagtcaacctgtggtcctccagatgtccatggactacaattacctccCCTTACAAAAAGCTCAGCATGCTTTATATCATAGTAAAAACAACAGTTCCAATTCAATTAAAATCACCACACTCAAGTACCAGAATCTGAAAATAATAGCTAAAAGTCACTATTTCTATTTCCTGTGTTTTACTGCTCACAAGTGGTCTTCCTTTCTTgacaatttgggagggggaggggggagaaagtgcTAAGCCAGATGTTTAAATTAGTTTTGGCATTACGGGGGTATATACAGATATATAGGTAGGCCAAAGGATAAATTGACccaaatctgacatcaggaaccACAAGTGAATACATAACCCAGATTGCTGGTTTTTACTATATATCTCttgaatttgttaaccattttcattatgttgtatttAAATTTGCACTGAAAAGTCCATATAGCATAAGCAGAGTCCAAGGCACAAAATGATCGCACCCAGAGCCAAGGCCAACAAAGGTGACAGAAGAGGGGAAAATCAACAAGGTAATCCTAAGAACCTAAGCAATATCGAAACTTTTATGCATGGTCTCCCACATGGGGCCTACTAAGAACTCatcaaattatattaattttGATGAAAGCCAATTGGAGCCTTAGTAACCAGGTGTTAGGTCACTTGAAATGTCCAATCGGGAAGCAATGTTCAGGTGTTGATATCATTTGACCTGCTGTAACAGAAGGGTCAAGCTCTCGTGCTcaatggcagccgctggagataCCTTATCTCCAAATCCAGGGAGGGTTTGTGTTGCGCTCAGAATGCAGGTGTGTTCCAAGGACAAACCAATTCAGCAGTAATTGgaagaaattgttttaaaaactaaAGTTTTACTTGAAGACCCCCAAAataatatgctgcctttcccactgCAGAACCCTTCAAAGGCCAGGAGCTCTAGTGCTCCATCTAGGTCAGTGATGGCGAACCTATGGCATGTGTGCCAGAGACAGCACTCAGAGCCTATACGTGCTGTCGCCCCAGCACAGAGTTCTTCGCTGAATCGGCCTTCAGGAGGTCTGGCTTCCTGGCGCCCAGAAGACGGGGAGGAGAAGAGGACTCTTTCCAGGCGTTCCCTGGGCCAGGAAGCCATTGGCTGGGCGGGTGTCTGCAAGCATCAGTGGGAAGTCTgtgcccaagggagcccagggACAGCACAGCCAGGCCCACGGAGATGCCACAGACCACTGCCCGTCCACATGCCAACCCAGCCTCATCGCCTCCCCTCAACAGAAGGGAagtgaagaaggaagggagggaagggaaaggtgcaggAAGAAAAGGACAAAACCTAAAAAATAAACAACCCAACAGCAAAGGGACAAATGAGGGGAACATTCATAGAAGGGGGAAACAAAAGGGCAGTATTCTGGTTAAATTGCAGTATTGGCACTTTGCAATAAATGTGGGTTTTGGGTTGCAGTTTGGGCACTCGGTCTCTAAAACTGTAGGTAAAGATATGATAAACCATGAGAGGCAAAaagtagaaccatagaatcatagagctggaaggggcctcctgggtcatcaaccccctgcactatgcaggacactcacaaccctctcgctcatccactgtcacctgccacccccttgagccttcacagaatcagcctctctgtcaggtggctctccagcctctgtttacaaatcctCAAAGATGGAGTAACAAAGAATATTTAATGCACTACTTTCCAGAAAGATAAACAGCAGAATCAAAAATAATAACCACAATGACTAGCAGAGACTCTCACACAGGAGTACcattccttggtgtagtggttcagtggcaacttctaatctgatgagcggGTCTGATGTCCTGCTCCTCCCCACACAGCCAGCTGAAGCCAGTCACAgtcagagctattctcacagtgcagctctgtcagagctctctcagtcccacctaccttacagggttctggaaagtggaagggaaggtaattataagctgctttcagactccttagggtagtgaacagcagggtaaaaaactaactcttcttctaaatgtgagAACTGAGGCATTCATCCACAAAATAGTTAAGAGCATTAAATATTCCTTGCTATTTTTTGCCTCTCACAgcttattctgcactcccccacatgccgccacttgggtgaccttgggcttcccagggcactgagaaagctgttctgatatcagggctctttcagcctcaccaccctcacagggtgtctgttgttgggcggggaaggggactgtaagccgctttgagcctcctttgaggagagaaaagcggcatataagaaccaactcttcttcagtaatatcagggctctctcagcctcacttcccagggtgtttgttgtggggagaggaaagggaaggcgattgtaagaagaagctgctttgggactccttcagatagagaaaagcggcatataagaaccaactcttcttcttcatcatccttttCCAGGCAGCCCCTGCAGGCCTCCAGATGGCCaaggccagttcccctgcagaagatGACTCCTTCGGGGGATGCATTTTAGGGCTTCAgtaaccccactgaagtcccagccctcctcccccggctgtgcccccaaatctccaggggttcccCGCCCCAGCAGGCAATGCTCCCCCAGCTCCAGACCAGCCTCTCCGCCGGACCCGCTGTCGCTCCGGGATGGTTCCGAGAGGCCCAGAGACCGTCCCGGCTTCTCACCTGCGGTACCGCTCCGCCCGCTCCGGGTCCAGCAATCCCGCGGCCGCAGCCATGCTGGCTCGAGACCCGCAAGCGAAGAAATTCGCGGGTGCGCCGCTGCTCTCGCCTAGCGTTTCAAACCCGCCGGCTTCCCCGCCCTCTGCGGCAGCCAATCCCGTCGCGACTTGCAAATGAGGCTCCGGGCCGCCAGCCAATGCGCTTGCCGGAGAAGCCGTCATTCAGGAAAGCGCCATTGATTTTATTCGTTCGACCAGAGCGGGACCGGGAAGGAGCGGTCGGGCGTCTGGGCATGCACGTCACTTGTCTCTTGGCTTACGCTGCGTTTGGCGGGCTGCGTAGTGCTGATGGGCCCTGCTTCGCCTGCAGCCCTAAGGGAGGCGTGATAGCCGTGCGTTTGTTGAGCGACCTCATTCCGGAGCATACAAGAGTACTGCAAAAAACACAGGGATGCATGACAGACAATATCTTGGAAGTTAAAAGGCAAAAATCCTGCACCTTTATGAACACTTAACAGGTCCAAAAAGCCTCCGGAAAACTCCGGAACAGGCATTAAGCAAACAAGAgtactgcaaaaaaacaaatagaTTGGGATGAATTGTAAACACACGAGAACAATATCTTGGAAATGAAAAGGCAAAAATCCTGCATCTTTAATAACCCTtaccaggccaaaatgcctctgaaaCAGGCTGGAATGGACATTAAACAAAAGTACCTCAAAAATAGGATGAATTGCAGACACTCCAGAACAATAGTTTAGAAATAAAGAGGTGTAATTCCCTTATTAAACCGTTCCAGGCCAgaatgcctctggaacaccccagaatgggcattaaacaaactaATACCGCACAAAGCAGTGGGATGGATTACAGACACAAAAGGACAAtataaatgaaaaagtggaactcccAGACCTTTATTAACTACTTCCAGGCCAAAATGTCCCTGGAAGAGACTGGAATGGgctttaaacaaataatagtgctgcggggaaaaaaaaaacattgggacgTGTTAAAaacactccagaacaatatttcgGAACTCTAAACACCTGCAGCACCTCTCCCCAGGATGCCTGCCTACAATAATGCAGTTGcgctctgcagctcctgtgaaatAAAGGGGCACCTTTTAGAGCAACGAAGTTTTAGTCCAGGTATGAGCCTCAGTATGAGTCTCATACCTGGaccaaaactttgttgctcttaaaggtgccctccCTGGGCTCTGAATACCTtgactccccacccaccctttcGCAAGGCAGCACCGTGCAGTTACCACTGGTATCCTGCAGGGGCAGCATTTTAACGCAACGAACAGtcgagggggaaggaaggagacacagAGAGGGCTAAGAGTTTTGCGCCTGCGCAGTTGAGTGCTTTCCCACTCGCCTCGAAAGCCGAACTGTGATTGGGAGCCGGCAACGGCGGCCGGCGCATGCGCCTTCGGGTGACTCTCAGAAACGCCGCCTCAGCCCTCAGCCCATCCCGCGGCCGGCGTTATCCGCGGCCGAGCCCCGCCTTCTGCGCGTGACAGGATGGAGGGGCGGAGAAGGAAGCGGAAGCAGGAAGTAGGAAGTGAGGACTCAAAAACAAGACCGGAGCCTGAGCCGCTGCCGCTTTCGAGCTTAAGAGGCATCGTCGCCAGGCCTGAGTCGCCTCGATCACCGCCGCCATGTCAGCGATGGAGAGTAtcctttcgggaggggggggggactgaggaaCGCTCCTGATTGGGGGCTGCGGGACTCGAGGGCGCCTAAGTCCCACCCCTCGCCCGTGAGTGACAGAGAGGGGGCACGGCTGGCTTGTTGGAACCCCGGCGCTAGAGGGCGCTCCTGATTGGTAGGCTTGGATTGTGTGGGCGTGGTCTTAGGGTAGGCCCCTCCCcttggctgggggtgggtgggaggcagggcTGGGGAGTGTGTTGCTGTGAGTAGGAGTTGGGGGGGTGGAGGCTTTCCTTGGGGCTGTGATTATtataagcccctcccccccaaaaagagcatcttctcagagccctgacaggcaTGGGCACAGCTAAGTCCTGGCAGTGACCTCCACCAAGGGCCGACTTGGTGTCCTTCAGCAAGGCATTCTGctcaagccagtgtggtgtagtggttaggagtgcagacttctaatctggcatgccgggttcgattctgcactcccccacatgcagccaggtgggtgaccttaggctcgccatggcactgatgaagctgttctgactgagcagtaatatcagggctctctcagcctcacctccctcacagggtgtctgttgtggggagaggaaagggaaggcgactgtaagcctctttgagcctccttcaggtagagaaaagcggcatataagaaccaactcttcttcagtaatctcaggctct encodes:
- the ERCC6L gene encoding DNA excision repair protein ERCC-6-like is translated as MTASPASALAGGPEPHLQVATGLAAAEGGEAGGFETLGESSGAPANFFACGSRASMAAAAGLLDPERAERYRRCVSEAKQEARNGNLEESIQLFQEAHEIHPSEKLMRNIQTLKEALDSLSLDQEDDGFVDVCGSGLLLYGEMYNKLFDYQREGIAFLYSLYRDGRKGGILADDMGLGKTIQTIGFLSGMFDAEHIRCALLIMPTTLLSNWMKEFAHWTPGLRVYLFHGESKADRSRNLKRIQKRNGVLITTYQMVLHNWQQLSACEEKEFVWDYVILDEAHKIKTPSAQTTKCVHAIPSQNRILLTGTPVQNNLQELWALFDFACRGSLLGTMKTFRMEYENPITKAREKDATPGEKALGLKMSENLMSIIKPYFLRRSKDDVQKKRQSGPLSKAAAPEMPSLPRKNDFIVWVYISPVQEEIYKNFLSLEHVKELLMTTRSPLAELNILKKLCDHPRLLSARACHQLGLATSDYSEREEGAESEAAELWGKNIDPECISDNILIKESGKLRFLIALLDRLKEEGHQTLVFSQSRKMLDIIERILTHRGFKLIRIDGTVIHVAERQKRIEAFQKDKGYSVFLLTTQVGGVGLTLTAATRVVIFDPSWNPATDAQAVDRVYRIGQEENVVIYRLITCGTVEEKIYRRQVFKDSLIRQTTGDKKNPYRYFTKQELRELFTLGDTRISSTQLQLQSLHGTQRATDVQLDEHIAYLYSLEIFGLSDHDLMYTRETGHEDEAEDEQAQRYIEHKVQKAQELVQLESQMKSQLAARMEYTTERALPGAMASSYVPPRKQLPKPPPAYSAPSPVAGQPPNSSDTISMETDNEDDLANMSVKMTSLVIEDRTEKSSVLDLSSMVVSEETRPASLLECEQNPCLSTSSHLGSNEEDNSCGSKMIFQEPPAEAKDLLSDVHVATLQQSVICVSDDDDHDHEAQDQVEMSLEGLGSQGREASQAGELDATTELLLWASETSELRAKRKSGRSEILARDESLVSPSLYPSDFNLALEDSENQPQDASGKEMLVEETGHTGFRLRLDSSAAHSGIGDNEHSLQGSGNLMTYHMRDASSSKHDASVDSSDVSVVGKKKPVQRLISDSEEDSPIIYLGEGEHGKAFPFSNPGGIFMSTPISSRPVVDLRSSPLLRLSERRSTASRRSLANVALDQVEGVAENITETSSERRFPDSEEDLAWQLSGAEEEPFVTVHSELKLLEADSP